The proteins below come from a single Serratia fonticola genomic window:
- a CDS encoding YncE family protein: MKQEPLTDIQRIYPAKTLVELVYSASQQALFVSSPDWEDEGQSRVLRINPQTLAVEEEISLQVKGFGVALDDHRGHLYLSQGFNGTVAVVDIAANRPIATIALMQEIAFKQLYQREGIVGERQAFLLRELERFGVSEGFPWKLRELVFDPRSERLFLPGLGLGIDSVLFVVDTRKRQLEKIIHGFGYNVVGITLDEAGRRVFVSNMQGQLFVVDPDSLAVVSQWEIEVDQLLNMVYDPQQNRIFGVDQGIDRSDWRNNHLEREYVARSAGHQVFALNADNGDVIARMATDEVPIGLAWDSERQRLYVANRKGIRVDIGEGTLTVFDTARYCLLQTIPMAPHPNSLAFGEDKQCLFITVKNDETMIKVGLPECVARMQLR, encoded by the coding sequence ATGAAGCAGGAGCCGTTGACCGATATTCAGCGCATCTATCCGGCCAAAACCTTGGTAGAGCTGGTTTACAGCGCCTCACAGCAGGCGCTGTTTGTCAGCTCTCCCGATTGGGAGGATGAGGGGCAATCCCGTGTACTGCGGATAAATCCGCAAACCCTGGCCGTTGAGGAGGAGATATCGTTACAGGTCAAAGGGTTTGGCGTGGCGCTGGACGATCACCGTGGGCATCTTTATCTCTCACAGGGATTTAACGGCACCGTCGCCGTAGTGGATATTGCCGCCAATCGGCCGATCGCCACCATTGCGCTGATGCAGGAGATTGCTTTCAAGCAACTGTACCAACGGGAGGGGATTGTCGGCGAGCGTCAGGCTTTTTTATTACGGGAATTGGAGCGCTTTGGCGTGAGCGAAGGCTTCCCATGGAAGCTGCGGGAGCTGGTTTTCGATCCCCGTAGTGAGCGTCTGTTCTTGCCGGGGCTGGGGCTGGGTATCGATAGCGTGCTGTTTGTGGTGGATACCCGCAAGCGTCAGCTAGAGAAGATTATTCACGGTTTCGGTTATAACGTGGTGGGGATCACGCTGGATGAAGCGGGGCGCCGCGTCTTCGTATCTAACATGCAGGGCCAACTGTTTGTGGTGGATCCAGACAGCTTGGCGGTTGTTTCCCAATGGGAGATCGAAGTCGATCAGCTGCTTAATATGGTCTATGACCCACAGCAAAACCGGATCTTCGGTGTCGATCAGGGCATTGACCGCAGTGATTGGCGTAACAATCATCTGGAACGTGAATATGTTGCCCGTAGCGCGGGCCATCAGGTCTTCGCTCTGAACGCCGACAATGGCGACGTTATTGCACGTATGGCAACGGATGAAGTGCCGATCGGCCTGGCATGGGATAGCGAGCGGCAAAGGCTGTACGTCGCCAATCGCAAAGGAATTCGCGTGGATATTGGCGAAGGCACGCTAACGGTATTTGATACAGCCCGCTATTGCCTGCTGCAGACCATACCTATGGCTCCGCATCCCAACAGCCTGGCGTTTGGTGAGGATAAGCAGTGCCTGTTTATCACCGTCAAAAATGATGAAACCATGATTAAGGTCGGGCTGCCGGAATGCGTTGCCCGTATGCAATTGCGGTAG
- a CDS encoding fimbrial protein has translation MKRLFASATAISLMLCGGLYAQNALAASAGCDWDSSSAVKAPLDTRLTIGGYVTVGEDLPIGSVIYSQRIQTNGNGASLLCRAGVYDLVNAVISAPHGQSSYRDATFPTVFNTNISGVGVALWQGTPDGNSGSHLQLPGRLTAFFSPSSESVFNFTGQDDAAVSFNIAMIKIAANIGSGTISSSDLPRFKTSFDGNGESFVYQQARIVGNLTAIPATCNVGNNYYLPLGEHYPDEFNGIGSTAGSAEAQIVLSGCPAFYGSTSYGVFKPNVISLKLTPRNGFIDAERGISKLNTTAGDAASGVGVQLSFRQENGNYQWAKFNQSINLANYITFLEDRGSDYSLGVKATYVQTSTPIRAGRADAQIEFMITYQ, from the coding sequence ATGAAAAGACTATTCGCCTCAGCAACGGCGATATCACTGATGCTCTGCGGCGGCCTGTATGCGCAGAATGCGCTCGCAGCAAGTGCGGGTTGTGATTGGGATAGCTCCTCCGCAGTCAAAGCTCCGCTTGATACCCGATTGACCATCGGCGGCTATGTTACCGTGGGAGAGGACCTTCCCATCGGCAGTGTCATCTATTCCCAACGTATCCAGACCAATGGCAACGGTGCCAGTCTGCTGTGCCGTGCGGGGGTTTATGATCTGGTTAACGCCGTAATCAGCGCCCCCCATGGCCAATCCAGTTACCGTGACGCGACGTTTCCCACCGTGTTCAATACCAATATTTCTGGCGTCGGGGTAGCCCTGTGGCAAGGTACCCCCGATGGTAACAGCGGCTCCCATCTACAGCTCCCAGGTAGGCTTACTGCCTTCTTTTCACCCAGCAGCGAAAGCGTTTTCAACTTTACCGGTCAGGACGATGCCGCAGTCAGTTTTAATATTGCAATGATTAAAATCGCCGCCAACATCGGCAGCGGAACTATTAGCAGTAGCGATCTCCCCAGGTTCAAAACCTCATTCGACGGCAATGGTGAAAGTTTTGTCTATCAACAAGCGAGGATAGTGGGCAACCTGACGGCGATCCCGGCGACCTGTAACGTTGGCAACAATTATTACCTGCCGCTCGGGGAGCACTATCCTGATGAGTTCAACGGTATCGGCAGCACGGCAGGCAGCGCCGAGGCCCAGATTGTTCTGTCGGGTTGCCCTGCCTTCTACGGTTCAACCTCTTACGGCGTGTTCAAGCCCAACGTTATCAGCCTCAAGCTGACACCGCGTAACGGATTTATTGATGCCGAACGCGGGATCTCGAAACTGAATACCACCGCCGGTGACGCAGCCTCAGGGGTAGGTGTCCAACTGAGTTTCAGGCAGGAAAACGGCAACTACCAATGGGCCAAATTCAACCAGAGCATCAATCTGGCAAATTACATTACCTTCCTTGAAGACCGCGGCAGCGATTACAGCCTGGGCGTCAAGGCGACTTATGTTCAAACCTCAACCCCTATCCGGGCGGGCAGGGCTGATGCCCAAATAGAGTTTATGATCACTTACCAATAA
- the speD gene encoding adenosylmethionine decarboxylase, with the protein MPRLKLHGFNNLTKSLSFCIYDICYAETVAERDGYIAYIDEQYNANRLAEILVETCSLIGANVLSVSRQDYEPQGASVTILASEEPISPNGVKPLQPESVVAHLDKSHICVHTYPESHPGCGVCTFRADIDVSTCGVISPLKALNYLIQQLESDIVTVDYLVRGFTRDVHGVKHYIDHEINSIQNFISPEIKSLYQMVDVNVYQENIFHTKMLLKAFDLHDYLFSTRLHTLSEARQLEISKLLCKEMQEICSGRNMP; encoded by the coding sequence TTGCCAAGGCTTAAGCTGCATGGATTCAATAATCTGACCAAGAGTCTGAGTTTTTGTATCTACGATATTTGTTACGCCGAGACGGTAGCTGAGCGCGACGGCTATATCGCCTATATAGACGAGCAATATAATGCCAACCGTCTGGCCGAGATCCTGGTTGAAACCTGTTCGCTGATTGGGGCCAACGTGCTGAGCGTTTCCCGCCAGGACTATGAGCCTCAAGGTGCCAGCGTGACTATTCTCGCCAGTGAGGAGCCGATAAGCCCAAATGGCGTCAAACCTCTCCAGCCAGAGTCCGTCGTGGCGCATTTGGACAAAAGTCATATCTGCGTTCATACCTACCCGGAAAGTCACCCTGGGTGTGGGGTTTGCACCTTTCGTGCCGATATCGACGTCTCGACCTGCGGGGTGATTTCACCGCTGAAAGCCCTCAACTACCTGATCCAGCAGTTGGAGTCAGATATTGTGACGGTCGATTACCTGGTCAGAGGTTTTACCCGGGATGTGCATGGGGTGAAGCATTACATCGATCATGAGATCAATTCGATCCAAAACTTCATTTCGCCAGAGATAAAGTCGCTATACCAGATGGTGGATGTAAACGTTTATCAGGAAAATATCTTCCATACCAAGATGTTGCTAAAAGCGTTCGATTTGCATGATTACCTGTTCAGCACCAGGTTACACACCCTCAGCGAGGCCCGGCAACTGGAGATCAGCAAGCTGTTGTGTAAAGAGATGCAGGAGATTTGCTCTGGACGAAATATGCCGTAG
- a CDS encoding TonB-dependent siderophore receptor, translated as MKRRHLWVLNPCLLAMLAPTAWAEEQKNDDQLVVSASRSHRSVAEMAQTTWVIEGQEIEQQVQGGKEIKDVLSQLIPGMDVSSQGRTNYGMNLRGRSMMVMIDGVRLNSSRSDSRQLDSIDPFNIAHIEVISGATSLYGGGSTGGLVNIVTKKGQEEKQVELQLGGKTGFNSSSDHDENVSAAVSGGTDKASGRLSVSYQRYGGWYDGKGDEVLIDNTQTGLQYSDRIDLMGTGTINIDDHQQLQLTTQYFNSESDGKHGLYLGQNFSAVTGNGQAYNSGNLDSDRIPGTERHLINLQYSNTDFWGQDLVAQVYYRDESLTFYPFPTLSGGKVTSIGASQQKTDFYGGKLTLNSKPIDSLTLTYGFDADHESFNANQQFFNLALAQQSGGMTLQNAYNVGRYPSYTTTNLAPFMQASYDIDPMFTLSGGVRYQYTENKVDDFVGYAQQQGIANGLATSADAVPGGKTDYNNALFNAGLLAHLTERQQTWFNFSQGFEIPDLAKYYGSGTYKLVNGHYQLQKSVNVNDSKLDGIKVDSYELGWRYNGDNLRTQLAAYYSLSDKTITINKTDMTISMNTDKRRIYGMEGAVDYFFDDSEWSTGATFNLIKSETKTDGKWEKLTVDTASPSKATAYVNWAPGDWTVRVQSQQTFDVSDSQGRKLDGYNTIDVLSSYALPVGKVSFSVENLLDKDYTTVWGQRAPILYSPTYGAPELYSYKGRGRTFGLNYSVLF; from the coding sequence ATGAAACGCAGACACCTCTGGGTACTAAACCCTTGCCTGTTGGCAATGCTCGCACCAACGGCCTGGGCAGAAGAACAAAAAAATGATGACCAACTGGTGGTTTCCGCCAGCCGCTCTCACCGCAGCGTAGCGGAAATGGCCCAGACCACCTGGGTGATCGAAGGCCAGGAAATTGAGCAGCAGGTGCAGGGCGGTAAAGAGATCAAGGATGTGCTGTCGCAGCTGATCCCGGGCATGGACGTCAGCAGCCAGGGCCGTACCAACTACGGCATGAACCTGCGCGGCCGCTCAATGATGGTGATGATTGACGGCGTGCGCCTGAACTCATCGCGCAGCGACAGTCGCCAGCTCGATTCGATCGATCCGTTCAACATCGCCCATATTGAAGTGATTTCCGGGGCTACCTCGCTGTACGGCGGCGGCAGCACCGGTGGCCTGGTCAACATCGTGACCAAGAAGGGCCAGGAAGAAAAACAGGTTGAGCTGCAGCTTGGTGGTAAAACCGGCTTTAACAGCAGCAGCGATCACGACGAAAACGTGTCGGCAGCAGTCAGCGGCGGCACCGATAAAGCCTCTGGGCGCCTGTCGGTTTCCTATCAGCGTTACGGCGGCTGGTATGACGGCAAAGGCGACGAGGTGCTGATCGACAACACCCAAACCGGCCTGCAATATTCCGATCGTATCGACCTGATGGGCACCGGCACCATCAATATCGACGATCACCAGCAGCTGCAACTGACCACGCAATATTTCAACAGCGAGTCAGACGGTAAGCACGGCCTGTATCTGGGGCAAAACTTCTCGGCGGTGACCGGTAACGGGCAGGCCTACAACAGCGGTAATCTGGATTCGGATCGCATTCCAGGCACCGAACGCCATCTGATCAACCTGCAATACTCCAACACCGATTTCTGGGGCCAGGATCTGGTGGCACAGGTTTATTATCGTGATGAATCGCTGACCTTCTATCCGTTCCCAACCCTGAGCGGCGGCAAGGTAACCAGCATCGGCGCCTCACAACAGAAAACCGATTTCTACGGCGGTAAGCTGACCCTGAACAGCAAACCGATCGACAGCCTGACGCTGACCTACGGCTTCGATGCCGATCATGAAAGCTTCAATGCCAACCAGCAGTTCTTCAATCTGGCACTGGCCCAGCAGTCTGGCGGGATGACGCTGCAAAATGCCTACAACGTCGGCCGCTATCCGAGCTATACCACCACCAACCTGGCACCGTTCATGCAAGCCAGCTACGACATCGATCCGATGTTTACCCTGAGCGGCGGCGTGCGCTACCAGTACACCGAGAACAAGGTGGATGATTTCGTTGGCTACGCACAGCAACAAGGGATCGCCAACGGTCTGGCGACCTCAGCCGATGCCGTGCCGGGTGGTAAAACCGACTACAACAACGCGCTGTTCAACGCCGGTTTGCTGGCCCATCTGACAGAACGCCAACAGACCTGGTTCAACTTCTCACAAGGGTTTGAGATCCCGGATCTGGCCAAATATTACGGCTCCGGCACCTATAAGCTGGTGAACGGCCACTATCAGCTGCAAAAAAGCGTCAACGTCAATGACTCCAAGCTGGACGGCATCAAAGTTGACTCCTACGAGCTGGGCTGGCGCTACAATGGCGACAACCTGCGTACCCAGCTTGCGGCCTACTATTCCCTGTCAGACAAGACCATCACCATCAACAAGACCGATATGACCATCAGCATGAACACTGATAAGCGTCGGATTTACGGGATGGAAGGCGCGGTGGACTACTTCTTCGACGACAGCGAATGGAGCACCGGTGCCACCTTCAACCTGATCAAGTCGGAAACCAAGACCGATGGCAAATGGGAAAAGTTGACCGTCGACACCGCCAGCCCGTCGAAAGCCACCGCCTACGTTAACTGGGCACCGGGTGACTGGACGGTGCGTGTGCAGTCGCAGCAAACCTTCGACGTTTCGGACAGCCAGGGCCGCAAGCTCGACGGCTATAACACCATTGACGTCCTCAGCAGCTATGCCCTGCCGGTGGGCAAGGTCAGTTTCAGCGTAGAGAACCTGTTGGACAAAGACTACACCACAGTGTGGGGCCAACGGGCGCCAATCCTGTATAGCCCAACCTACGGCGCGCCGGAGTTGTACAGCTATAAAGGCCGTGGCCGTACCTTTGGTTTGAACTACTCAGTGCTGTTCTAA
- a CDS encoding fimbrial protein yields MKKTTLVMALSLAIGGFAALPASAAITVAGGNINFTGEVTDATCLINDQTPNGAVDLNVPLETVSASELSFAGATAKPAPFTIKLGGPTDLNCTNGKIASVYFEPTSPAIDNATGWLKNTSATNPATNVQVQILNGETNSPINLVSGNNNHAPKTIANQTAEYTYIGQYVAVGGAAGPGQVASTVKYSIVYQ; encoded by the coding sequence ATGAAAAAAACCACATTAGTAATGGCTCTCTCACTGGCTATCGGCGGCTTCGCTGCGCTTCCGGCTTCCGCCGCTATCACCGTAGCGGGTGGTAATATCAATTTCACCGGCGAAGTCACTGACGCAACTTGCCTGATCAACGATCAGACGCCAAATGGTGCTGTTGATCTGAACGTGCCTTTAGAGACGGTCAGCGCCAGTGAGTTAAGCTTTGCCGGTGCCACGGCCAAGCCTGCACCATTTACCATCAAACTGGGTGGCCCTACTGATTTAAACTGCACCAACGGTAAGATTGCTTCAGTGTATTTTGAACCAACTAGCCCGGCTATCGATAATGCGACCGGTTGGTTGAAAAATACTTCAGCCACCAATCCAGCGACAAATGTTCAGGTACAAATCCTGAATGGCGAAACCAACAGCCCGATCAACCTGGTATCCGGCAATAACAACCATGCGCCGAAAACCATCGCCAATCAAACTGCCGAATATACCTACATTGGCCAGTATGTTGCTGTAGGTGGCGCAGCGGGCCCGGGCCAAGTTGCCTCTACGGTTAAATACAGCATCGTTTATCAATAA
- a CDS encoding fimbrial protein: MKITNTQRILSLLVLICCGNSVAAASTGILNVTGSIKLATCYFDSVEGQEHKDYDWMMPQVSVGSLRTAGMTHGRSLGSIHIGGVHCTNGYTPYITLGNGPTVNADTGNLVNTLIGEAENVEIRLLMNDKPLDLRTAPRVGCAVIVDNHSQCDIGYEYYATGRVTPGKVKSAVLFNISYD, from the coding sequence ATGAAGATAACGAATACGCAGAGAATACTGTCTCTGCTGGTGCTGATTTGCTGCGGTAACAGCGTTGCAGCCGCCTCGACTGGCATACTGAACGTCACTGGCTCCATTAAGCTCGCGACCTGTTATTTTGACAGCGTCGAGGGGCAAGAACACAAGGACTACGACTGGATGATGCCGCAGGTCTCTGTGGGGAGCCTACGCACAGCCGGTATGACTCATGGCCGTTCGCTAGGCAGCATCCATATCGGCGGGGTACATTGTACCAACGGTTACACGCCCTATATTACGCTGGGAAATGGGCCGACGGTCAATGCGGATACCGGCAACCTGGTCAATACGCTGATCGGCGAGGCCGAAAACGTCGAAATCCGGCTTCTGATGAATGACAAGCCGCTGGATTTACGCACTGCCCCACGCGTTGGCTGTGCCGTTATTGTCGATAACCACAGCCAATGTGATATCGGCTACGAGTATTATGCAACCGGGCGCGTAACCCCCGGAAAAGTGAAGAGTGCGGTACTGTTTAATATCAGCTATGACTGA
- a CDS encoding fimbrial biogenesis chaperone: MALLPQGHICHVFTDEIAMRLIKKYWLLLSLLLSGFFSTSLHAGIVISGTRVIYPSDAKEVTLKLENKSRFPLLVQSWIDAGDANSAPEDSDVPFMIMPPVSRVEPAKAQTLRITSTPLVSHATDRETLYWINVLEVPPQSKGDQNYLSIAYRNRLKVFYRPSTLPGLSLETLDKVSWQRQGEKLLAKNPTPYHISYASVQLSGYGIASVAGTDGGMIAPFSEQTFQLKRDNKVIAVPPNSVITKAINDYGAFIEKIYPLGR; this comes from the coding sequence ATGGCCCTGTTACCACAGGGCCATATTTGCCACGTCTTTACTGACGAGATTGCTATGCGCTTGATTAAAAAATATTGGCTACTGCTATCGCTGCTGTTGAGCGGATTTTTTTCCACCTCTTTACATGCCGGTATCGTCATATCGGGTACGCGCGTGATCTACCCAAGTGATGCCAAAGAAGTCACGTTGAAACTGGAAAATAAAAGCCGTTTCCCGCTATTGGTTCAATCTTGGATAGATGCCGGCGATGCGAATTCAGCTCCTGAAGACAGCGATGTTCCTTTTATGATCATGCCACCGGTTTCACGAGTTGAACCCGCCAAGGCGCAAACCTTGCGTATTACCTCAACGCCGTTGGTAAGCCACGCCACCGACCGCGAGACGCTATATTGGATCAACGTGCTTGAAGTCCCTCCCCAGTCGAAAGGGGATCAGAATTACCTCTCCATCGCCTATCGCAACCGCCTGAAGGTATTTTATCGCCCTTCCACGTTGCCAGGGCTGTCACTGGAAACCCTGGATAAGGTGAGCTGGCAACGGCAAGGGGAAAAACTGCTCGCTAAAAACCCCACGCCATACCATATCAGCTATGCCTCCGTGCAGTTATCTGGTTATGGCATCGCCTCGGTAGCCGGCACAGATGGCGGCATGATCGCCCCTTTCTCTGAGCAAACCTTTCAACTAAAACGCGATAACAAGGTCATTGCGGTGCCACCAAATAGCGTAATCACCAAGGCGATTAATGACTATGGGGCTTTTATTGAAAAAATATACCCGTTAGGCCGCTGA
- a CDS encoding fimbria/pilus outer membrane usher protein, with protein MTRCKPTIKTVLKWFLSCAMVSATSSYAADTPEEVTFDPSFFPGGKVGTFDPAQFSRSNVVVPGIYTVAIELNGQRIGNEKIQFKAQPGNNLQTLSCYPGSFFSLLNLSAEKLLAQIPAVQLAPLVQEGYCGSLSELLPGATVSFDVGEQKLTLTIPQLLLNRTPRGYVNPELWEDGLTALIVNYNANVYQSRQRENSNTYGYLGLRNGLNFGPWRVRNNGSINWSSGESGGDYKSTSSYISRDVTALQSQLILGDAFTSGELFDGIRFRGARLYSDDRMLPDALRGYAPVVRGIANTNARVIITQNGYTLYTTTVSPGPFEINDLYPTSYGGELTVQVEEANGQVRTFTVPYASVTQMLRPGISRYEVAAGKVNSDGLANKPEFGSLTYQLGLSNFITGYTGATASKGYLSALLGGAMNTFIGALSLDVTQAKTRLPGQHPRSGQSYRIGFSQMYPETQTSFSVAAYRYSTDGFLSLNDAVQLRDLALRNGNIDAYGRQRSLFTLSVNQQLGEGWGSLYATGNHTSYWNQSSSQQSLQLGYSNFWRNLSYTLSVNRTLSGQLTGNTEETTADQRETQYALTLSLPLGSNLHAPTLNATGTTDDKGSTGLIGLSGNAGEQNQFNYVVSTSRNTEGNSNFFNGGVGYRSSLAHMGANYSYGQGNRQVSASMDGALVAHRGGITLGQSLGETGGLVRAPGAEGALVTGAPGVQIDRFGYAIVPYLRPYYLNQVDIDPKGSSQDVELLSTRNTTAPRAGALVLLDYETKRGKVTYIRAKRPDGSPLPFAANVYDAQNNAVGVVGQASLVVARDLDLKGMLQVRWGDSQAEHCSIHYSLQPGTSVDSRQLIQGVCQ; from the coding sequence ATGACTAGGTGTAAACCGACAATAAAAACCGTGCTGAAGTGGTTTCTTTCATGTGCCATGGTTTCAGCCACTTCCAGCTATGCGGCAGACACGCCGGAAGAAGTGACATTCGACCCCAGTTTTTTCCCTGGCGGTAAGGTCGGAACATTCGATCCGGCCCAATTCAGCCGCAGTAACGTCGTTGTTCCTGGTATCTACACCGTGGCGATCGAGCTTAACGGCCAGCGGATCGGCAATGAAAAAATCCAGTTTAAGGCCCAGCCGGGCAATAACCTGCAAACCCTTTCCTGCTATCCGGGCAGTTTCTTCTCGTTGCTCAATTTGAGCGCAGAGAAACTGTTGGCTCAGATCCCTGCCGTGCAATTGGCGCCATTAGTGCAAGAGGGCTATTGCGGTTCACTCAGTGAACTCCTGCCCGGGGCGACCGTCAGTTTTGATGTCGGCGAGCAAAAGCTGACGTTGACGATACCGCAGTTGCTGCTCAACAGGACACCGCGTGGCTATGTCAATCCCGAGCTGTGGGAGGATGGCTTAACCGCCTTGATAGTGAACTACAACGCTAACGTTTATCAGTCAAGACAGCGGGAAAACAGCAACACCTACGGCTATCTCGGGCTGCGTAACGGTCTGAATTTCGGCCCTTGGCGCGTGCGAAATAACGGCAGCATCAATTGGTCCTCGGGAGAGAGTGGCGGGGATTACAAAAGCACATCTTCCTATATCAGCCGCGATGTTACCGCGCTGCAATCTCAATTGATCCTGGGTGACGCCTTTACCAGTGGCGAACTGTTTGACGGCATACGTTTCCGAGGGGCCAGACTTTATTCTGATGACCGCATGCTACCTGACGCTCTACGTGGCTACGCCCCCGTAGTTCGTGGCATAGCCAATACCAACGCCAGAGTGATCATTACTCAAAATGGTTACACGCTCTATACCACGACGGTATCTCCGGGGCCTTTCGAGATTAACGATCTCTACCCCACCAGCTATGGAGGGGAATTGACCGTACAAGTAGAAGAGGCCAATGGCCAAGTCAGAACCTTCACGGTTCCTTATGCTTCAGTGACTCAAATGTTGCGGCCAGGGATTAGCCGCTACGAAGTGGCTGCGGGTAAAGTGAATAGTGATGGGTTGGCAAACAAGCCTGAATTTGGCAGCCTGACCTACCAGTTGGGCCTGAGTAATTTCATTACCGGCTACACCGGCGCCACCGCCAGCAAAGGGTACCTTTCGGCCTTATTGGGTGGCGCTATGAACACGTTTATCGGCGCACTTTCATTGGATGTCACGCAAGCGAAAACCCGGTTGCCCGGCCAGCACCCGCGTTCAGGGCAAAGCTATCGTATCGGCTTCAGCCAGATGTATCCAGAAACACAAACCAGCTTCTCAGTAGCCGCTTATCGTTACTCTACCGACGGTTTCCTGAGCTTAAATGACGCTGTGCAGCTGCGCGATCTGGCACTGCGTAATGGAAATATCGATGCCTATGGCCGTCAACGCAGCCTGTTTACGCTTTCGGTCAACCAGCAACTGGGAGAAGGCTGGGGAAGCCTGTATGCCACCGGTAATCATACCTCTTACTGGAACCAGAGCAGTTCGCAACAGAGCCTGCAGCTAGGCTATAGCAACTTCTGGCGCAATCTCAGCTATACCCTTTCGGTCAACCGAACGCTAAGCGGGCAACTCACAGGAAATACAGAAGAGACAACGGCGGATCAGCGGGAAACCCAATACGCGTTGACGCTCTCGTTACCGCTAGGCTCGAACCTCCATGCGCCAACGCTCAATGCTACCGGCACTACCGACGACAAGGGGAGCACTGGCCTGATTGGCCTGTCGGGCAATGCGGGTGAACAGAATCAGTTTAACTATGTCGTCAGCACCAGCCGTAATACTGAAGGCAATAGCAACTTTTTCAACGGTGGCGTTGGCTACCGCTCATCCCTTGCCCATATGGGCGCAAACTATAGCTATGGGCAGGGAAACCGGCAGGTTTCAGCAAGCATGGATGGTGCTCTGGTAGCCCACCGTGGCGGTATCACTTTAGGGCAATCACTTGGCGAAACAGGCGGTCTGGTACGGGCACCTGGTGCTGAAGGCGCTCTCGTCACCGGCGCTCCCGGCGTTCAGATCGACCGTTTTGGCTATGCCATCGTCCCTTACCTGCGGCCCTACTATCTCAATCAAGTCGATATCGATCCCAAGGGCAGTTCACAGGACGTGGAGTTGCTGTCTACCCGCAATACCACCGCCCCCCGCGCCGGTGCATTGGTCCTGCTTGATTATGAAACCAAACGCGGCAAGGTGACCTACATCAGAGCCAAGCGACCGGACGGTAGCCCACTGCCCTTCGCTGCCAACGTCTATGATGCACAGAACAACGCCGTGGGGGTTGTCGGCCAGGCCAGCCTGGTGGTGGCGCGCGATCTCGACCTGAAAGGCATGTTGCAGGTGAGATGGGGGGATAGCCAGGCAGAGCATTGCAGCATCCATTATTCGCTGCAGCCAGGCACCTCTGTAGACAGCAGACAGTTGATTCAAGGAGTCTGCCAATGA
- a CDS encoding winged helix-turn-helix domain-containing protein, with translation MDDTIQIKYVAAPITKTSESGLLLFGYIINDEYQVDIKSGSVIKLYNTIEYPHQGEERFTNYLRLRETMLRLLTYLLAHASCGYVSNQELLVQVWENHNLSSSTTRLTQVISELKARLSKIGIADDFIKSSRGKGYTLRGAYVTPLYIKKI, from the coding sequence ATGGATGATACGATTCAAATTAAATATGTAGCAGCCCCCATCACCAAGACGAGTGAGAGTGGATTATTGCTTTTTGGCTATATTATCAATGATGAGTATCAGGTAGATATCAAATCGGGTTCGGTAATCAAACTCTATAATACGATAGAGTACCCCCATCAGGGTGAGGAACGATTTACCAACTATCTAAGACTGCGTGAAACGATGTTGCGGTTGTTGACTTATCTATTGGCACACGCCAGCTGTGGCTATGTTTCCAACCAGGAGTTACTGGTACAGGTTTGGGAGAATCATAACCTATCCTCCTCAACCACAAGATTGACCCAAGTTATTTCCGAACTTAAAGCAAGGCTAAGTAAAATTGGTATCGCCGATGACTTTATTAAAAGCTCGAGAGGAAAAGGATATACCTTACGTGGAGCCTATGTGACTCCACTATATATAAAAAAAATATGA